ACGAGGTCGGCTTCAACGCCAAGTGGGACGTGAGCGAAAAGCTGAAGGTCGAGTTCGATGCTGACAGCGCTGTCTCTCGCCTGAACCCGGACGGCCAGCTGAGCAGCATCGACGTCGATGTCGGCTATGGCTCGTGCCGCACCGTCTGCACGAACAACAACAATGTCGGGGTCACCGGCTTTGGCGACAACAGCCTGCCGCACTCCACGGCCTTCGGCCCGAACGGCGACGCCTCGCGGTTCCTGGATCCCAGCCTCATGGGCTCGCACGTGGTTCCGATCACGAGCAACCAGAACAAGGACACCGTCACTCAGTTCAAGCTGATGGGCACGTGGACCGAGGAAAACATCAAGATCAGCGCCGGGGCCCACTACCTGGAAGACAAGCAGCAGCTGCGAAGCTACTCCGACTTCCAGAACAACCAGTGGCAGGCCTATGCCGGCTACGGCCCGGCGTCCGGCTCCGATCTCGGCGTGGCTCTGCCGGCCAACCTGTTCGGCAAGTCGTTCAGCACCAGCAACTTCATCTCCGGCTGGGACGGCAACGGCGGCCTGCCCGCCAGGATCCTGCAGTTCGATCCCTACGCGGTGCTCAACTACCTGCAAGGCCTGGGCAATCCGCAGACCAAGACCATCCCGGGCTTCAACACCGGCTGCTGCAATCCCAACTATGACGGCACGTACAAGACCATCGAGGTGCCGGGCAGCCACCAGAACATCAGTGAAAAGACCTTCGCGGCCTTCCTGAACGTGAACTTCGACACCGAGGTGGCCGACCGGCCGCTGAAGATCAATGTCGGCGTCCGCGAGGAAGAGACCCGCACCACGTCCGAAGGCATCGGCCAGCAACCGGTCAACCTGGCCCAGCAGGCCGGCGACGTCACCGCGCTCATCGCGACGTTCGGTCCCTCCTCGACCGTCACCGCGAAGAACAAGTATCGCTACCTGCTGCCGAACCTGGACCTGAACTACTCGATCACCGACAAGCTGAAGCTGCGGTTCGACGCTTCGCGCACCCTGACGCGTCCGCCGCTGAACTTCCTGACGCCGGTCACCAACGTCGCCTCGGCCCAACGGGTCGGCGCCCTGGTCGCCACCGGCGGCAATCCCGACCTGCTGCCCTTCCTGTCGGACAACCTGGACCTGGGCCTGGAGTGGTACTACTCGCCCAACTCCTACATCTCGATCGACGGGTTCACCAAGGAAGTCAGCAACTTCATCGTCAGCGGCACCACCCGCCAGACGATCAACAACGTGATCGACCCGACGACCGGCCAGCCCGGCCAGTTCAGCGTCACCACCAACGTCAACGGCCCGTCGGCCCAGGTTCGCGGCCTGGAAGCGGCGATCCAGCACGTGTTCGGCGAGACCGGCTTCGGCTTCCAGGCCAACGCCACCGTGGTCGACACCAACAAGCCGTACAATCCCAAGGACCTGTCGGTCGGCGGGTTCGCGGTGACGGGCCTGGCCAACTCGGCCAACCTGGTGGCCTTCTACGACAAGCACGGCTTCCAGGCCCGGATCGCGGTCAACTGGCGCGACGAGTACCTGGACCACTTCGGCCAGCACCAGAACACCTCGGCGTTCGGGTCCGAGCCGACCTTCGTGGACAGCAACACCCAGGTCGACTTCAGCACCAGCTACGACGTCAACCCGAACATCAGCGTCTATTTCGAGGCTCTGAACCTCAACAACTCGACCTACAGCACCCATGGTCGGTTTAGCGAGCAGCTCCTCGACGTGATCGACTTCGGTCGCCGCCTGACGTTCGGCGTCCACGTGAAGATGTAACCCACCACCTCCGACTTGCGGACGGGGCCGCCATCACCCTTGGCGGCCCCACTTTTTTCAATAATCTCAAGTGACTCGAACGCCTGACGCGCTCAGGCTGTCGACCAGCGTAGCGAGGCCGAACATGGTCCGACCCATCCAGAAGGTCGTTATCGTCGGGGGAGGCACGGCCGGCTGGCTGACCGCCGGCGTCATCGCCGCCCGCCATCAGGCGCGCATCCGCGGCGGAAGCTTCTCGGTCACCCTGGTGGAGTCGCCCAACGTGCCGATCATCGGCGTCGGCGAAGGCACCTGGCCCACCCTGCGCACCACGCTGGAAAAGATGGGGGTCTCGGAGACCGACCTCTTCCGCGAGTGCGACGCGGCCTTCAAGCAGGGCGCCAAGTTCGCCCGCTGGACCACCGGGGCGCAGGACGACGCCTACTATCATCCGCTGATGCTGCCGCAGGGCTTCGGCCAGGTGAACCTGGCCCCGCACTGGCTGGCCGACGGCCATGGCCGCTCGTTCAGCGAGCTGGTCTGTCCGCAGGAAGACCTGTGCGAAGACGGCCTGGCGCCCAAGACCATCACCACCCCCGAATACCAGGGCCAGGCGAACTACGCCTACCATCTGGACGCCGGCAAGCTGGCGCCGTTCCTGACCCGCCATTGCACCGAAAAGCTGGGCGTGACCCACGTGCGGGCCGACGTGAAGAGCGTCACCCAGGACGCGGCCGGCGACATCCAGAGCCTGGTCACCGAACAGGCCGGCGAGGTCGAGGGCGACCTGTTCGTCGACTGCACCGGCTTCAAGTCGCTGCTGCTGGGCCAGACCCTGGGCGTGCCGTTCAAGGACTGCGGCGACGTGCTGTTCTGCGACACGGCCCTGGCCGTGCAGGTGCCGTACGCGACGCCCGACGACCCGATGGCCTCGCACACCCTCTCGACCGCCCAGTCGGCCGGCTGGACCTGGGACATCGGCCTGCCCACCCGGCGCGGCGTCGGCTACGTCTATTCCAGCCGCCACATCAGCGAGGAAGACGCGCGCGCCGAACTGGCCGCCTATGTCGGTCCGGCGATCGAGGGGCTGAGCGTGCGCAAGATCGCCATCCGCTCGGGCCACCGCGAGACCTTCTGGAAGAACAATTGCGTGGCCGTCGGCCTGGCGGCCGGCTTCCTGGAGCCGCTGGAATCCTCGGCCATCGTGCTCATCGAGCTGTCGGCCAAGCTGATCGCCGAACAGATGCCGGCCAACCGCGAAGTGATGGACATCGTCGCCGCCCGCTTCAACGAGGTGACCCACTATCGCTGGGGCCGGATCATCGACTTCCTGAAGCTGCATTACGTGCTGACCCAGCGCACCGAGCCGTTCTGGGTCGACAACACCGACCCGGCCACCGTGCCCGAGCGGCTGCAAAACCTGCTGCGCCTGTGGAAATACCAGCCGCCCGGGCACCTGGACGAGTTCGACCGCCTGGACGAGGTGTTCCCCGCCGCCAGCTACCAGTACGTGCTCTACGGCATGGGCTTCCGCACCGAGGTCGATCCGCTGGAGGTCGAGGGCGGCAAGGCCCAGGCCAAGCGGTTCCTCAACGAGGCCGCCGCCCTGACCCAGGCGCTGCGCGCGCAGCTGCCCAAGAACCGCGACCTGGTCCGCAAGATCCAAGAATACGGCCTGCAGACGATCTAACCGCCAGACGACCTAACCGAAAGCGTCCCGCCCCGTGCCCAACATCGCCGTCCTCAACAGCCAGACCCACCGCGACCTCGCCGTCCGCACCGAGGCCGCCGCCCGGCTGGGCGACGGCGAGCGGTTCGTGCCGGTGGTCGTCACCGAGTTCTCCCACCTGGCCGCCCACTATCCGATCCTGCTGTCCAAGGACGCCAATACAGGCGGCTTCTATTTCGGGGCCATGCTGGGCTTCGACCCCGGCGAGAACCTGTTCCTAGACGAGAGTAAGGGCCACGACGCCTATCGCCCGCTGAACCTGCGGCGCGGACCGTTCTACACGGCCGGATCCGACCTGGCGGTGGACCTGGACCATCCGCGCCTGGCCGGCGCGGGCGGGCTGCGGGTGTTTTCCGAAGAGGGGCAGCCGACGGCCTATCTGGAAAGCGTCTTCGCCATCATGCGCGACCTGCGCCCCGGCGAGGAGATGACCAAGGTCTTCATCCAGACCCTGCTGGCCTTGAAGCTGATCGAGCCGATCGACATCGACGTCGGCTTCGACGACGGCACGACGCGCCAACTGCAGGGCCTCTACACCCTCAACCAGGACGCCCTGCGCGAGCTGCCGGACGACAAGGTCGTGGAGCTGTTCCGGCGCGGCTATCTGCAGCTGATCTATCTGGTGATCGGCTCGTTGAAGCAGATCCCCGTGCTGGCGCGGCGCAAGAACCTGCGCCTGCTCGACGGCAGCGAGGCGCTCGCGGGCGCGCTCTGATGACGGGAGCGATCCCCGAGATCGCCGGCGCCGACCTGCATGGCGCCGAGCAGTTCCGGCGCGAGGTGGTCGATCCCTGCCGGCCGCTGGTGATCCGCGGTCTGGTCGACCACTGGCCGGCGGTGCAAGCGGGCCTGGCCTCGCCCCGGGCCTTCGCCGACTACCTGGCCCCGTTCGACGCCGGCGGCCAGATGGAGGCCTTCGTCGGCCCGCCCCGCATCGCCGGGAAGTACTATTACGACGACGCGCTGAAGGGCTTCAATTTCGAGCGACGGCGCATGACGCTGGGCGCGGCGCTGGACGCCATCGTCGCCTCGCTGGGCGTGGCGGACGCGCCGTCGGTCTATGCCGGATCGCTACCGGTCGACGACTTCCTGCCGGGCTTTTCGGTGCGCAACGCCATGCCGCTGCTGGGCCCGACGATCGGGCCCCGCATCTGGCTGGGCCACGCCTCCAACGTCTCGTCGCACTACGACACCCTGGACAACCTCGCCTGCGTGGTGGCCGGAACGCGACGCTTCACCCTCTATTCGCCCGAGCTGATCGACGGGCTTTATGTGGGCCCGATCGACCACACCATGGCCGGCCAACCGATCAGCCTGGCCGCCTCCTCGCCGCCCGACGACGCGAAATATCCGAAGTTCGCCGCCGTCCGCGACCAGGCGCTAAGCGCCCAGCTTCAGCCCGGTGACGCCCTCTACCTGCCCAAGCTGTGGTGGCACCAGGTCGAGGCGACCGCCCCGTTCAACGGCCTGATCAACTACTGGTGGGACGCCTTCAGCGCCGGGCCGGACCAGCCCTATACCAGCCTGCTGCTGGCCATGATCGCGATCAGCGAGCGGCCCGAGGCCGAGCGACGCGGCTGGCGGGCCCTGTTCGACTACTACGTCTTCCGCCCGCACGGCCATCCGCTGGCCCACCTGCCAGACGACAGCCACGGCCTGCTGGGCCCGCTGAAACCCGACAACTACGGCCGGATCCGCGCCCGGATCATGCACCTGCTGCGGGGCGGGTGAGACGGATCAACATCCGGAATTCCCAAATTCCACCGTCATTCCCGCCCGAGCGCTCACGGGCACCGACTGCGCGCGGCCTTGAAACCCGCCGATGGCTTCCCGCCGTTTGCCTCCTTGCTCGTCGGACCAAGCCAGGATCGTCTCAAGGTCGCCGTAGAGGGTGGCGAGAACCTGCCCCCGCTTGGGTCCAGGCTCCAGCACGATCTTATCGATGACCGCCCGCAAGGCCTTAGCGGCCTCGTCGTGCTCGTCGGGCTCCTCCAGCGCGCGGGACAGCCGTTCGACCTTGCGCCGGTAGAGTTCAGCGACGTTGGGGTGAACATCTGGCACGTCGGCCGGCGCTTGATCTAGCCGCCGCTCGATCTCGTCGGCCTCGGCCTCCAGCACCTTCAAGCGCTCCATGAGCGGCCGGCTATAGCCGCCGTCCTCGATGGCCGCGACGATGCCAGCCACGGCCTTGCGAGCCTTCTCCAGGCGCTCCACCTCGGCGCCGCGATTGGCCCGGCGCATGTGGTTGAGGCGGTTGGTCTCCTCGATGAACGAGCGCATGGCCTGGGCGAAGGCCACCGGCTCCATGAGCCGATCCTTCAAACCCGCGAGCACCCGTTCCTCAAGCACGTCGCGAACGATGGTGCGGCTGTTGGTGCAGCCCTTGCCCATCACGTGGCTGACGCAGCCGAACCGATTGTTTCCGCGCTTGGCGACGGAGCCGCCGCACACCCCGCAGAACAGCAGGCCCGACAACATGGTCTTGGGTCGAACTGTCGCGGAAATCCCGGCTTGGCGGCCTTTGGCCAGGTTGGCCTCATAGATCCCCACGATCCCGGCTTGCTGCGCCCTGGCGGCCTGCCAAAGCTCGTCCGAGACGATCCGCAGGTGCGGGGCCTTCACATGCACCCACTCGCTTTCTGGATTGAACCTCGGCTCGGACCGGCCAGTGTCGGGGTTCTTCATCCGGCGACGGCGGTTCCAGATCATCTCGCCGATATAGAACTCGTTGTTGATGATCCCCGAGCCCAAGGCGCGGTTGCCCCGGATTGAGCTGTCGCCCCAGGTGGAGCCCCAAGGCGCCGCCACGCCCTCGCGGTTCAGCTCAATCGCGATTTGGCGCGGGCTCTTACCGGCGGCGTAGTCGCGGAAGATGCGGCGGACGACCTCGGCCTGCTCGGGAATGATCTCCCGCTCCCCGGTCGTGACCTTGCCCGAAGCGTCAATGGTTCGCACGACGCGGTAGCCGTAGGCGTTGCCGCACCCGACCTTGCCTGCCTCCACGCGGCCCCGGATTCCGCGATGGGTCTTGGCGGCGAGGTCTTTCAGGAACAGGGCATTCATCGTGCCCTTGAGGCCGACATGAAGCTCGGTGATCTCGCCCTCCGAGAGGGTGATGATCGGCACGCCCGCGAAGCGCAGACGTTTGAAGGCGGCGGCGATGTCCTCCTGATCGCGGCTGATCCGGTCCAGCGCCTCGGCCAGCACCATCTCGAACTTGCCGGCCGAGGCGTCGCGGATGAGCGCCTGCACGCCAGGGCGGAAGATCACCGTCGATCCGGATATCCCCGCATCCGAATAGGTCTCGACCACCGTCCAGCCCTGCTTGTCGGCGTGCATCCGGCAGATGCGGAACTGATCGTCGATGGAGTGCGGCGACTGCTTGTCGTCGGAGTAGCGGGCGTAGAGCGCAACGCGGGTCATGACCAAACCTCCAAGCTCAGGCCTCGCCGCTTTCGGCAGGGGCGTTGGCGGCCTCTTGAGCCGCGTAAAACCGCTCGCGCGCCATCTGCCGTCCCAGCAGCCGGGCGAACGTCATCACCACGGCGTCGATGGCGACCTCGGGCGAGGTCTCGTCGTTGGCGGCGGTGATGGTTTGGGAAGGCGGACCCTGCGTGTCGTCCATGCTTGGCTCCTCAAAGGCGGGAGCCAAAAGCGTTCGGCGCGTGTCGGCAGCGGTCAACGCAAGGGGATGAGTTGGCAGCGGCGCTGGCGTCGCATCAGCGGCGTCAAAGGGGGACGGCTGGGAAACTCCCGGCGTCAACGGGACAGGTACGACCAAGGCGAAATTAAATCGCTTTCCAGCCCTCAGACGCGTGAAACCGGCAACGATCGCAGAGGCGATACGCGACGATTTGGGGGTCTGGTCCCAAATCATTGCGGCTACCCGCGCAACGATCCGGCGGGCGCGAAGACCGCGCCGCAGCCAGGACAGCAGGCTTTGGAGAAGAAGACATGGGCCGCGCGGATGAACGGCCAATCCTCACTGTCTTCGCAGTAGTTGAGGCGAACGGCGACGGTGAGCATGGCCGTGGCGTCTTGAACGGTCCGAGGCTTGAGCTTCGACAGCGCTTTGAGGGCCGCGTCGCGGGCGTCGTGGAGGCGGTCGCACTCGGCGGTTATGGCGTCCATCTCCTTGCCCTCGGGCAAGGCGCTGATCTGGCGCTCGGTCAGCTTGAAATACGGGTACTGGGCGATGAGCGCGGTTTCCAGCTCTGACCAGCGTCGCCCAAGGCGGTCGATCTCGTAGTCTCGGGCAAGCCAGTCGGCGCACTGCGCGGAGATGCTGGCGGGCTCTACGGGCTCAGCTCCCCGCGCAGGCCCCGCCAACGGGATGACGGTCGCGCTGATCACCGCACGACGTGAGATAACAGGCAGGCGCGTGCCGTCGCCCGTCTTTCGACGCTGGCCCATAGCGTAGGTCCTGATTCAGTGAGTATCGTGAGGCTATCAGTCCGATTCCGCCAAATCAAACAAAAAGTGCCATACGGCTTAAAAAGATACATTCATGCTAACAGGTGCGCAAATCCGGGCGGGTAGAGCCCTGGTCGATTGGACGGGTGCCGATCTGGCAAAGGCGGCGGGCGTGTCCCTCCAAACCATCCGTCGAATGGAGGGTGAAGTGGGCACGGGCCGGAGTTCCGTGGCCAACGTGCAAGCCATCCGCCGAGCACTGGAAGAAGCTGGCGTTGAGTTTCTGGAGGCTGACGAGAAGGCCGGTACTGGCGCCGGCGTCCGCCTCAAACCTTAGTTTCGCGGTTAAGCCGCAGGCGCGAAGCGCCCAGCTAGGCTTAAACCGCTTGCCGAGCCCAAGCCGAGCGGAAAGCGACCGGTCAAGGGTGCGCAAAGCGCACCGCCGCAGGCGGCGGCGAAGCCGCCCTTGAGGGGGCGATCTCCGCTCGGCCCCCACGCTAACCGAAGCCCCCGCATCTGTAGCCCGCGATCAAGGCAAGAAGGGCAATTTGCGCGCGTTTGGGCCTTAGGTCCCGGTCAAGGGATTGAGTTCAAAGGCGTATTCGTCCGGTGAGGAACCTAGGGCTTCGGGCAGGTGCCTGTAAAAGACCAACACCATCAATGACATGGGGCCGCTAGGTCCCTGTCCTTTTATCTCGCCCTAGAAATTGGGGCCAGTTCGCGTCTTGAAATCCATGAATTTTGGGCTCTTCACAGGACCACGCCGCAGGCGACAAGCCGGGAAAATCCAGTGTGCAGACAACCGCATCCCGGCCACCTGGGCCGGATGCTTCAATCTTGCCGTCGAATTTTGCCGTCGAATTTTGAGGCTAGATCTAACGGCCAATACTCCGTCCGCCTCAGAGCTTCATGCTTCCGGCGTGTGCAACATGCCACCGGTCCCGTCCACTAGGTGTAGGAAGGTGCCGCCACCCAGGTTCATCACGGTCATGCTTGGTTTTTCGGCCGTCGCCCTGAACCGCTCGTCCTGCCAGACATCAACCTCCCAGTCCGGAAACAGCACGCGGCCGGTCTCATAGGCGCTTTGCGTGAAGGCCACGAGCAAGTTGATCCGGACCTGAAGGCCATCGCCTTCGAAGATATAGCGCCATTCCTGGAACGCATCGCCGAAGGCCCGGAGGTCTGCTCCCAACGCCGTGGCATCTCGGCCGGTCCTGCGCTGATAGCGGGTCGCGATCTCCAGTTTCACTTCTTGATCAAGACGCCCATAGAGCAGGCCGAGTTTATGGCCCTTCACAGGACCGGTTCCGGTCCCAACGGCGGCTAAACTCTTCAAGTAGAGTTCTGCGGCAAAGGCATAAGCGACGATTGCTGGGCAGACCGCGCTGATCGGTTTGCCGCTAGGTGCCGTAGCCACTTCGAGCGCGCGCAACGCGCTTTCGTGAAAAGAGATAGCAATCAGGAAGGCTTGCTGATCGCGCTTGGCCGGCCCCTGAGGAACGGGTGCGTTGATATCGTAGACCTTCACGGTGAGAACCCCGCTGAAACACGGTCCTGATTAGACCGAGTCCTCGCGATGACTGAGTCGATACGACGATGTTTCGCTTTAGGCTCGACGCCGCTTGAGTGCGATCCCAAGTTCCCGGATTGGCTGATAGCGGAATGGCTTCCAGTAGCGCGAACGCCTATCGATTGATCGTGGCGTCTTTAGCGTCGCCAGCTGCTTGGCCGGACCTAGGACGCAGAAGAACAATAACGATCGCCCGAAGGACATCGAAAATCCCAAGTAGCCATGGGCTGAATTGTAGGCGTGACGGAAGTGAAATTGGTCGCCGATGTCGACGTTTCCGCGCTCTCCAACCCGAAGCTCGCCGAACCAAGCCTCCGTCATTCGGCTGAGATCTTCCGCTGCTGGTGTTCCGACCTGAGCCCAGGCTACCAGCCGACGGAGGCGGTGATTGGCCATCTGGCCGGCCGTAACCCGATAGTACATCGCGTAGAGGATCTTGGTCGCGAACACCTCCAGGTGCCGGTGGGCAGCCGCTGTGATTGATGCGGTGGGCGGTGCGTCCCGTTCCCAGGCTTCAATCGGCACAATAGGCATGGCTTCAGGCGCGTTGTTGGCGACGCCCTCGACAAGGCGATACAGGTCTTCCTTTCTCAAATTCTCGCCGTTGTGATCGAACATGCGAATGTGCAGGGCGGAGACCTGCTCGCTCGCCGCAGCAGCGCGGTTGCATTCGCCGCAGGCGGGAAACTCGAATCCCTCCGGACCTGCCTTGTCCCGGAAGCAGATTCGAGCGGGAGCGTGATCGATTTCCTCAGACACCCGCTCGCCGTTGCAATAGCAACAGCGCGGATGTGCTGTGAAGAACGCGGCTCGTTCGCGCGCCTTGCGTTCGGCTCGCGTCGGGCGAGGCGCTGACGCGCGCACCTGGCTTTTGCCGGGATCGTCCTCATCCCGATTTTCAGCGATAGAAGCCTCGTCATCATTGGCCAAGCTGGTCACCTCTCGGCTGGCGGCGCAGCTTCATCCAGACCGTCTCCCATCATCGACTGATAGAAATCGCGCTGGGTGGCGTCGAAGTCATCGATTACCGCACTGGCTACTGTGCCTACTTCCTTGGCTGTTCTAGCGACCAGCTGAAGATTTTCTTCGGCGCCAAGGTTCGCGCCAGAGGCAGCTAAAATGGCGCAGTAAGCGCCGACCTGGGCGATGTCGGACATGATCCTGGCAGCGTGTGAATCTTCCAGCCCAATCCTTTCATCAGCGGGCCGGAACATCCGATCCAAATACAACTCCATTGCCCGGCAATCTGCGTGCGCGAGATGGCTCGCCATTCCATAGACATGGAGCAGAGAGGTCGCCCCAGCGCGCTTGGCGCCCGCTAAGCCGTCTAGACGCTGCAATACCTCTGGAAAGCTCCACTTTTGCTCAAGCCGTTTTCTGGCTGCCTTGTTCAGGGAAAGGTTGTTCCTGACTATGTTCTTTCGCTGCAGCAGTTTGAGCGAATTCCTTGCATCTTCTTTCTCGGGCGGCACGATCGCCTCTGCCAGTTCGGCCCTGTATGCGGTCTTTCGATCGGCAACCTCCCCGAGGGCTGTCCAATATTCCTTTAGCATTTCTGGCCGCTCACCTTCGGGGGTGAATGTGATGAGCATGAATTTGGCTGAGACTTCGTAGAATGTTCGGAGCAATATCTCGGCGTCGAAATCCAAACGAATTGCGACAAGCCTCAACACCGCATGGCCTCGGTCCAAAAGGTACCCGAGGAGAAGCCTCTGTGTAGGCTCGAACTCCTCCCAGTCTTGGCCAGGAATCGACTTTTCTACCAAATCATCCAGGATTTTCCGCTGGGCAACCTGGGCTGCATGCGTCGCTTGCAGGAGGTTGTTCATGCGAACCTCCTGTGCGGACGGGCCGTCGGGATGAGCTTCGGACAATGGCGCAACCAGCTCGCGTGAAAGGGTTCAATAAGGGTCGACACCCGGAATCATGGTGAGATGATCCGCTGTCAAACGAGCGGTGCAAGCACAAATGGCCGAGGCGCAGGAACGGGAGGTGCGAAGCTATTTCGCCTACGACGACGAAACGCGCGTATTTCTGAGCAGCCAGCTCCGGGTGTTCGCGGAGCTCCAGAAGACCGTTGTTGGCAAGTACCTACGCCCTGAGAACACCCAGCGGTTCCGACACGGTGGAGGGTGGAGCAATCCGGCGAATCCAGAGGCGCCGGAGGTGAAGTGGCACACTCACTCAGCCGAGACTGCAATTCGCTTCGAGGACATCGTCAACAACGATCTCTCCACGATCGACCGCACGTTCGCCGCCTTCAAGGAG
The window above is part of the Caulobacter soli genome. Proteins encoded here:
- a CDS encoding DUF5677 domain-containing protein, producing MNNLLQATHAAQVAQRKILDDLVEKSIPGQDWEEFEPTQRLLLGYLLDRGHAVLRLVAIRLDFDAEILLRTFYEVSAKFMLITFTPEGERPEMLKEYWTALGEVADRKTAYRAELAEAIVPPEKEDARNSLKLLQRKNIVRNNLSLNKAARKRLEQKWSFPEVLQRLDGLAGAKRAGATSLLHVYGMASHLAHADCRAMELYLDRMFRPADERIGLEDSHAARIMSDIAQVGAYCAILAASGANLGAEENLQLVARTAKEVGTVASAVIDDFDATQRDFYQSMMGDGLDEAAPPAER
- a CDS encoding TonB-dependent receptor produces the protein MKRHRRLSTSVSLIALSAACITAGQAHAQATDDTTVQEVVVTGIRGSLQKSLNIKRENVGVVDAISAEDIGKFPDSSIGAAIQRIPGISISRGVSSMSASVPTSTGDASGVTVRGFGPSFNETLFDGRQVSSGTGNRGFDFSAVGADFVSQVDVMKTPDASLSSGAIGATINIKYPKPLDHTGLRLAGSLSGSYSPEEKKATPNGGILFSNTFANDTFGVLAVVNYSDKKTLGNHVNNQGWVGTTFTPAQLATPGATGNTTGWFTQDYGVYQEHTQDKRIDGRVAVQWRPTENLLLTLNDNYSKDKLTQDQYGYSIWFNGGNLTNVTLNSNGTATNFIQPGTPTDFQAQFNGQVLENNEVGFNAKWDVSEKLKVEFDADSAVSRLNPDGQLSSIDVDVGYGSCRTVCTNNNNVGVTGFGDNSLPHSTAFGPNGDASRFLDPSLMGSHVVPITSNQNKDTVTQFKLMGTWTEENIKISAGAHYLEDKQQLRSYSDFQNNQWQAYAGYGPASGSDLGVALPANLFGKSFSTSNFISGWDGNGGLPARILQFDPYAVLNYLQGLGNPQTKTIPGFNTGCCNPNYDGTYKTIEVPGSHQNISEKTFAAFLNVNFDTEVADRPLKINVGVREEETRTTSEGIGQQPVNLAQQAGDVTALIATFGPSSTVTAKNKYRYLLPNLDLNYSITDKLKLRFDASRTLTRPPLNFLTPVTNVASAQRVGALVATGGNPDLLPFLSDNLDLGLEWYYSPNSYISIDGFTKEVSNFIVSGTTRQTINNVIDPTTGQPGQFSVTTNVNGPSAQVRGLEAAIQHVFGETGFGFQANATVVDTNKPYNPKDLSVGGFAVTGLANSANLVAFYDKHGFQARIAVNWRDEYLDHFGQHQNTSAFGSEPTFVDSNTQVDFSTSYDVNPNISVYFEALNLNNSTYSTHGRFSEQLLDVIDFGRRLTFGVHVKM
- a CDS encoding SapC family protein — its product is MPNIAVLNSQTHRDLAVRTEAAARLGDGERFVPVVVTEFSHLAAHYPILLSKDANTGGFYFGAMLGFDPGENLFLDESKGHDAYRPLNLRRGPFYTAGSDLAVDLDHPRLAGAGGLRVFSEEGQPTAYLESVFAIMRDLRPGEEMTKVFIQTLLALKLIEPIDIDVGFDDGTTRQLQGLYTLNQDALRELPDDKVVELFRRGYLQLIYLVIGSLKQIPVLARRKNLRLLDGSEALAGAL
- a CDS encoding recombinase family protein; this translates as MTRVALYARYSDDKQSPHSIDDQFRICRMHADKQGWTVVETYSDAGISGSTVIFRPGVQALIRDASAGKFEMVLAEALDRISRDQEDIAAAFKRLRFAGVPIITLSEGEITELHVGLKGTMNALFLKDLAAKTHRGIRGRVEAGKVGCGNAYGYRVVRTIDASGKVTTGEREIIPEQAEVVRRIFRDYAAGKSPRQIAIELNREGVAAPWGSTWGDSSIRGNRALGSGIINNEFYIGEMIWNRRRRMKNPDTGRSEPRFNPESEWVHVKAPHLRIVSDELWQAARAQQAGIVGIYEANLAKGRQAGISATVRPKTMLSGLLFCGVCGGSVAKRGNNRFGCVSHVMGKGCTNSRTIVRDVLEERVLAGLKDRLMEPVAFAQAMRSFIEETNRLNHMRRANRGAEVERLEKARKAVAGIVAAIEDGGYSRPLMERLKVLEAEADEIERRLDQAPADVPDVHPNVAELYRRKVERLSRALEEPDEHDEAAKALRAVIDKIVLEPGPKRGQVLATLYGDLETILAWSDEQGGKRREAIGGFQGRAQSVPVSARAGMTVEFGNSGC
- a CDS encoding tryptophan halogenase family protein; translated protein: MVRPIQKVVIVGGGTAGWLTAGVIAARHQARIRGGSFSVTLVESPNVPIIGVGEGTWPTLRTTLEKMGVSETDLFRECDAAFKQGAKFARWTTGAQDDAYYHPLMLPQGFGQVNLAPHWLADGHGRSFSELVCPQEDLCEDGLAPKTITTPEYQGQANYAYHLDAGKLAPFLTRHCTEKLGVTHVRADVKSVTQDAAGDIQSLVTEQAGEVEGDLFVDCTGFKSLLLGQTLGVPFKDCGDVLFCDTALAVQVPYATPDDPMASHTLSTAQSAGWTWDIGLPTRRGVGYVYSSRHISEEDARAELAAYVGPAIEGLSVRKIAIRSGHRETFWKNNCVAVGLAAGFLEPLESSAIVLIELSAKLIAEQMPANREVMDIVAARFNEVTHYRWGRIIDFLKLHYVLTQRTEPFWVDNTDPATVPERLQNLLRLWKYQPPGHLDEFDRLDEVFPAASYQYVLYGMGFRTEVDPLEVEGGKAQAKRFLNEAAALTQALRAQLPKNRDLVRKIQEYGLQTI
- a CDS encoding cupin-like domain-containing protein is translated as MTGAIPEIAGADLHGAEQFRREVVDPCRPLVIRGLVDHWPAVQAGLASPRAFADYLAPFDAGGQMEAFVGPPRIAGKYYYDDALKGFNFERRRMTLGAALDAIVASLGVADAPSVYAGSLPVDDFLPGFSVRNAMPLLGPTIGPRIWLGHASNVSSHYDTLDNLACVVAGTRRFTLYSPELIDGLYVGPIDHTMAGQPISLAASSPPDDAKYPKFAAVRDQALSAQLQPGDALYLPKLWWHQVEATAPFNGLINYWWDAFSAGPDQPYTSLLLAMIAISERPEAERRGWRALFDYYVFRPHGHPLAHLPDDSHGLLGPLKPDNYGRIRARIMHLLRGG